A segment of the Trifolium pratense cultivar HEN17-A07 linkage group LG7, ARS_RC_1.1, whole genome shotgun sequence genome:
ATCTCCTATCAGAGTGTTTTTATGAATGATAGCCGTTGCATTCATTCAATCAAATTTTGAAGTGTAAAATCCCGTGAAACACATAAATGAGCAAATTCTACCTTATTTATGATGTCTATGTCTTTTCTCGTGAGCACACTTACTCCACCCAATGCACAACACCAACTCACTCACCCCATTCATTAATTACAACCCCctctataaataatatttgtcacatgatcaaatcaaatcactcacacaacacaaactCTAAATTCAAAATATGACTAGTACCAATTGGCCCCTTCCTCTACATCTACATCAAAaactactactagtactagtatgTTTCACTATGTTGTTATTTTTGTCGGATTTAGTAATGTCTTTCACGGTTGAGGTTTCTGATTCCAATACCTCCACCGTTCCTTCTAGTTCCACACCACTAATAGATGGCATTTCCACCAAGCAAGATAATGCTAGAACTGATACTCGCGAACAACAAGCGATTTATGATATCATGAAAGCGACGGGCAATGATTGGGCCATTGACATCCCTGATGTTTGTCGCGGTCGATGGCATGGCATTGAGTGCATGCCAGACAAGGACAATGTTTACCACATTGTCTCCCTCTCCTTTGGTGCTCTCTCTGATGATACCGCATTTCCCACATGTGATCCCACAAGTTCCACTATTTCACCCTCCATCATAAACCTTCCTCATCTTAAAACCCTCTTCTTTTATCGTTGTTTTAGTTACAATCCTCACCCTATACCATCTTTTTTGGGCCAATTGGGCCCTTCATTGCAAACTCTCGTTCTCAGAGAAAATGGCCATGTAGGTCCAATTCCTAATGAATTGGGTAATCTCACCCGTCTTAAAGTACTTGATCttcataaaaataatctcaACGGTTCAATACCAGTTTCATTGAACCGCATAACCGGTCTAAGGTCGTTGGATTTGAGTGTTAATAGGTTAACCGGTTCCATACCTGGTTTGACTTTTCCAAACTTAAATGTATTGGACCTGAACCAAAATCGTCTAACGGGCACAATCCCCTCTACTCTTTGGGATTGTCACTCTTTGATTAAACTAGACTTCAGTCGCAATAGGCTTTCGGGCCCAATTCCAGATAAACTAACAGGCCTAAATGACCTTATGCTAATGGATTTAAGCTTCAACCGTATACAAGGCCCATTTCCAAAGTCACTAAAAAGTTTGAGTTCCCTTCAGGCCCTGATTCTTAAAGGAAACCCAATGGGCTCAACAATAGTACCCGACGATGGGTTTGATGGCATGAAGGGTTTAATGATCTTAGTTATGTCAAATACGAATTTACACGGCTCAATTCCAGAATCGTTGGGAAAATTAACGAACCTCCGTGTGCTTCATCTTGATGGGAACCACTTCAACGGGTCGATCCCGAAAAGCTTTCGGAATTTGAGAAGCCTTAGTGAACTAAGGCTCAATGACAATGGCCTAATTGGGCCAGTCCCATTTGAAAGAGAAATGGTTTGGAGAATGAAAAGGAAACTAAAACTTTCTAACAATTTAGGGCTTTGTTATGATGCAAGTAGTGGTCTTGGAGATAGTGTGGACTTTGATTTTGGCATTGGTTTGTGTGAGAGTTCAAGTCCAGGTTCAGGTAGAACAGTGCAACATGTTTCAGATAGAGAAAAGCCCGGCCCAAAGACGACATTAATGGATGATGTTTCAATCTCATCGGATGCCTCATTTACAAGGTCAATGAGATTGGCTACTTTTGTACTCTTTACATTAATTTTCTTGTAAGTAAGGTATATTCATTTATAGCACATT
Coding sequences within it:
- the LOC123899787 gene encoding protein TOO MANY MOUTHS, producing the protein MTSTNWPLPLHLHQKLLLVLVCFTMLLFLSDLVMSFTVEVSDSNTSTVPSSSTPLIDGISTKQDNARTDTREQQAIYDIMKATGNDWAIDIPDVCRGRWHGIECMPDKDNVYHIVSLSFGALSDDTAFPTCDPTSSTISPSIINLPHLKTLFFYRCFSYNPHPIPSFLGQLGPSLQTLVLRENGHVGPIPNELGNLTRLKVLDLHKNNLNGSIPVSLNRITGLRSLDLSVNRLTGSIPGLTFPNLNVLDLNQNRLTGTIPSTLWDCHSLIKLDFSRNRLSGPIPDKLTGLNDLMLMDLSFNRIQGPFPKSLKSLSSLQALILKGNPMGSTIVPDDGFDGMKGLMILVMSNTNLHGSIPESLGKLTNLRVLHLDGNHFNGSIPKSFRNLRSLSELRLNDNGLIGPVPFEREMVWRMKRKLKLSNNLGLCYDASSGLGDSVDFDFGIGLCESSSPGSGRTVQHVSDREKPGPKTTLMDDVSISSDASFTRSMRLATFVLFTLIFL